The following proteins are co-located in the Streptomyces sp. NBC_01198 genome:
- a CDS encoding alpha/beta fold hydrolase, translating into MFDGFEEEQVDVGDASVFVRFGGDGPPVVLLHGHPRTSATWHRVAPRLVAAGHTVVCPDLRGYGRSRGPRFTADHAGYSKRAVAGDVVAVMRHLGYHRFALVGHDRGGAVALRLTLDHPDTVSRVAFLDCLPLTEHLSRITAEFATQWWHWFFFAQPDIPERVITADPDSWYRGDPEAMGRENHREWREATRNPDVVRAMLEDYRAGLSVDRQHEECDREAGRRVTCPTLALWSLRDDLEDLYGDPLSIWRRWATDVRGHGIDSGHHVAEQAPEALAAALTDFLRPAPTIPTGSAG; encoded by the coding sequence GTGTTCGACGGGTTCGAAGAGGAGCAGGTCGACGTCGGTGACGCGTCGGTCTTCGTCCGCTTCGGCGGAGACGGTCCGCCGGTGGTGCTGCTGCACGGTCATCCCCGCACGTCGGCGACATGGCACCGGGTCGCCCCGCGGCTCGTGGCAGCAGGTCACACCGTGGTCTGCCCGGATCTGCGGGGCTACGGGCGTTCCAGAGGACCGCGGTTCACCGCCGACCACGCGGGCTACTCCAAGCGTGCGGTCGCCGGGGACGTGGTGGCTGTCATGCGCCACCTCGGATACCACCGGTTCGCGCTCGTGGGGCACGACCGCGGCGGCGCCGTGGCGCTGCGGCTCACGCTGGACCACCCTGACACGGTCTCCCGGGTGGCGTTCCTGGACTGTCTCCCGTTGACGGAGCACCTGTCGCGGATCACCGCGGAATTCGCCACGCAATGGTGGCACTGGTTCTTCTTCGCCCAGCCGGACATCCCCGAGCGGGTCATCACCGCCGACCCCGACAGCTGGTACCGCGGCGATCCCGAGGCCATGGGCCGGGAGAACCACCGCGAATGGCGGGAAGCCACCCGCAACCCCGACGTGGTGCGGGCGATGCTCGAGGACTACCGCGCCGGCCTCAGCGTCGACCGGCAGCACGAGGAGTGCGACCGGGAAGCCGGCAGGCGCGTCACCTGCCCGACGCTCGCCCTGTGGTCCCTGCGGGACGACCTGGAAGATCTCTACGGCGATCCCCTCAGCATCTGGCGCCGGTGGGCCACCGACGTCCGCGGGCACGGCATCGACTCCGGCCACCATGTCGCCGAGCAGGCCCCCGAAGCCCTGGCCGCCGCCCTCACTGACTTCCTTCGACCCGCTCCGACCATTCCAACCGGATCCGCGGGGTGA
- a CDS encoding helix-turn-helix transcriptional regulator — translation MTSTPSASGDFGPVPQAAGGGSELGDFLKTRRARLSPQDVGLHPYPGLRRVAGLRREELAMLAGVSVTHYTRLEQGRGDGTSEQVLDAIAVALRLSEDERAHLKNLAQPARTTRRAAPPRSHDRVTAAMRNLLGAMPDVPTVVLNRGNDVLAWNRIGHALLAGHLGFDDPARPADRPNLTDILFLSPQGRDLYQNWEEEAQLAVGSLRLVAGRHPQDSDLGGLVGRLAMQSREFAALWARHPVRTCADGVKHLQHPLVGTMQLTFQSLTLPGSGDQRMIAYSAEPGTPSEAALRLLASLGNPDRQAAAPDAQPASDAPAGTRPSARHAARW, via the coding sequence ATGACCTCGACACCTTCAGCGTCCGGCGACTTCGGACCGGTGCCCCAGGCCGCCGGCGGCGGCTCCGAACTCGGCGACTTCCTCAAGACCCGGCGGGCCCGGCTGAGCCCGCAGGACGTCGGACTGCACCCCTACCCCGGCCTGCGCCGGGTGGCCGGTCTGCGCCGCGAGGAACTGGCGATGCTCGCCGGGGTCAGCGTCACCCACTACACCCGCCTGGAGCAGGGCCGCGGAGACGGCACCTCCGAACAGGTACTGGACGCCATCGCGGTCGCACTGCGCCTCAGCGAGGATGAGCGCGCGCACCTGAAGAACCTCGCCCAGCCCGCCAGGACCACCCGCCGTGCCGCCCCGCCGCGCTCGCACGACCGGGTCACCGCGGCAATGCGCAACCTGCTGGGTGCCATGCCCGACGTGCCCACCGTGGTGCTCAACCGCGGCAACGACGTCCTGGCGTGGAACCGAATCGGCCACGCCCTGCTGGCCGGCCACCTCGGCTTCGACGATCCGGCGCGGCCCGCCGACCGGCCCAACCTCACCGACATCCTCTTCCTCAGCCCACAAGGCCGCGATCTCTACCAGAACTGGGAGGAGGAGGCCCAACTCGCGGTCGGCTCCCTGCGGCTGGTCGCCGGACGCCACCCCCAGGACAGCGACCTGGGAGGTCTGGTAGGCCGGCTGGCCATGCAGAGCCGTGAATTCGCCGCCTTGTGGGCGCGTCACCCCGTCCGCACCTGCGCCGACGGCGTCAAGCACCTGCAGCATCCTCTGGTGGGCACCATGCAGCTCACCTTCCAGAGCCTGACGCTACCGGGCAGCGGCGATCAGCGCATGATCGCCTACAGCGCCGAACCCGGCACCCCGTCCGAAGCCGCCCTGCGCCTCCTGGCCAGTCTGGGCAACCCTGACAGGCAGGCGGCGGCCCCGGACGCACAGCCCGCCTCCGACGCCCCGGCGGGTACGAGGCCCTCCGCGCGACACGCCGCCAGATGGTGA
- a CDS encoding ATP-binding protein: protein MDTMRVDATTSRSATAAAHARETTQAFLEALRRPAVDPETADTTVLAVSELVTNAPRHGGGTYTLRPTARPDLIEVAVDDPSPQAPRLRTPDLNGSTGGFGWPRVNRLARATTVTSHTTGGKTASALLTR from the coding sequence ATGGACACGATGCGCGTCGACGCCACGACCAGCCGCTCCGCGACCGCCGCTGCCCACGCGCGCGAGACCACCCAGGCCTTCCTCGAAGCCCTCCGTCGGCCCGCCGTCGACCCGGAAACAGCCGACACAACCGTCCTGGCCGTCTCCGAACTCGTCACCAACGCCCCACGACACGGCGGCGGCACCTACACCCTCCGCCCGACCGCCCGCCCCGACCTCATCGAGGTGGCCGTCGATGACCCCAGCCCGCAGGCGCCGCGCCTGCGCACCCCGGACCTGAACGGCAGCACCGGAGGCTTCGGCTGGCCCAGGGTCAACCGCCTCGCCCGCGCCACCACCGTCACCAGCCATACGACCGGCGGCAAGACCGCCAGCGCCCTTCTCACCCGGTAG
- a CDS encoding MFS transporter has product MSLTEGTGTASGIEAVRPQPLAGRLKLVLAVLLVAQFMLAVDFSILNVALPDIGQGLGISLGNLQWIATAFALCAGGFTLLFGRIADLFGRRRLFLVGLAVLGLASVAGGMATSPTMLITARVFQGLATAAVTPAGLSLMTTSFPEGPARDRALGLNGALMSAGFTTGAVLGGVLTDLLSWRWAFFINVPVALVVLLIAPSVIKESRPTTRPRLDLPGAALVTLGLLALVFGFTQAGRDGWGSVTTLGSLALGAALLALFYAVERRQQAPLMPVTVLRRPTVAWGNAAGLLAFLTETSLVFLLTLYLQKVLGFSPLEAGLSFGVLGLGTVTGGSFAPRIVGRIGTRAALIAGGVVQAVATFALLGLSSSTGGSLALLLIATFVGGVGNMLVIVGFMITATSGLPDHEQGLATGLATMTQQIGITMGTPIMSAIATGAMASSAASAVLHGVSVAIAVNASLVLLSVVVAAVCLRSPRAAAAPAR; this is encoded by the coding sequence ATGTCGCTGACCGAGGGCACCGGGACCGCATCGGGGATCGAGGCCGTCCGGCCGCAGCCGCTGGCCGGGCGGTTGAAGCTCGTGCTGGCCGTGCTGCTGGTCGCCCAGTTCATGCTGGCCGTGGACTTCTCGATCCTGAACGTCGCCCTGCCCGATATCGGACAGGGGCTGGGCATCTCGCTGGGCAACCTGCAGTGGATCGCCACGGCGTTCGCGCTGTGCGCGGGCGGGTTCACGCTGCTGTTCGGAAGGATCGCTGACCTGTTCGGCCGGCGCCGGCTGTTCCTGGTGGGCCTGGCCGTCCTCGGGCTTGCCTCAGTGGCCGGCGGCATGGCGACCAGCCCGACGATGCTGATCACCGCCCGCGTCTTCCAGGGATTGGCCACGGCCGCCGTCACCCCGGCCGGTCTGTCGTTGATGACGACGTCCTTCCCCGAGGGCCCGGCACGCGATCGCGCCCTGGGACTCAACGGGGCGCTGATGTCGGCCGGCTTCACCACCGGAGCGGTGCTCGGCGGCGTCCTCACCGACCTGCTGAGCTGGCGTTGGGCCTTCTTCATCAACGTGCCCGTCGCACTCGTGGTGCTGCTGATCGCCCCCTCGGTGATCAAGGAGTCCCGGCCGACCACCCGCCCGCGCCTTGACCTGCCCGGGGCCGCGCTGGTCACGCTCGGTCTGCTGGCGCTGGTGTTCGGCTTCACCCAGGCAGGCCGCGACGGCTGGGGATCGGTCACCACGCTGGGTTCGCTGGCTCTGGGAGCGGCGCTGCTCGCGCTGTTCTACGCCGTCGAGCGGCGCCAGCAGGCCCCGCTGATGCCGGTTACCGTGCTGCGCCGGCCGACGGTGGCCTGGGGGAACGCAGCGGGCCTGCTGGCCTTCCTCACTGAGACGTCCTTGGTCTTCCTGCTCACCTTGTACCTGCAGAAGGTCCTCGGGTTCTCCCCCCTCGAGGCGGGCCTGTCGTTCGGAGTGCTGGGACTGGGCACCGTGACCGGCGGTTCCTTCGCGCCGCGGATCGTCGGCAGGATCGGTACCCGCGCCGCGCTCATCGCCGGCGGCGTGGTCCAGGCGGTGGCGACCTTCGCGCTGCTCGGACTGTCCTCCTCCACCGGCGGCTCGCTCGCGCTGCTGCTGATCGCTACTTTCGTCGGCGGTGTCGGCAATATGCTGGTGATCGTCGGGTTCATGATCACCGCTACGTCCGGATTGCCCGACCACGAACAGGGTCTGGCCACCGGCCTGGCGACGATGACCCAGCAGATCGGCATCACCATGGGGACGCCGATCATGAGTGCCATCGCCACCGGGGCGATGGCCTCCTCTGCGGCCAGCGCGGTTCTGCACGGTGTGAGCGTGGCCATCGCGGTCAACGCTTCCCTGGTCCTGCTCAGCGTCGTCGTTGCCGCGGTCTGCCTGCGCTCTCCTCGCGCGGCTGCCGCCCCGGCCCGGTGA
- a CDS encoding winged helix-turn-helix transcriptional regulator yields the protein MATRTAAQRRTEARVSYDAYLAECPARQLLDRIADKWVSLAVNALADGPQRYTDLQRRLASVSQKMLTQTLRHLERDGLVSRTVIPAVPVRVEYELTALGRLLLPVMCAIKGWAEEHMDEVRAARVAYDARADGPAAH from the coding sequence ATGGCCACCCGCACCGCCGCCCAGCGTCGAACCGAGGCGCGCGTCTCCTACGACGCCTACCTCGCCGAATGCCCTGCCCGGCAGCTGCTGGACCGCATCGCCGACAAGTGGGTCAGCCTCGCCGTCAACGCGCTTGCCGACGGGCCACAGCGGTACACCGACCTGCAACGCAGGCTGGCGAGCGTGAGCCAGAAAATGCTCACGCAGACTTTGCGACATCTGGAACGCGACGGGCTGGTGTCGCGGACTGTGATCCCCGCCGTCCCGGTCCGCGTCGAATACGAACTGACCGCGCTCGGCCGCTTGTTGTTGCCGGTCATGTGCGCGATCAAAGGATGGGCGGAGGAGCACATGGACGAGGTGCGCGCCGCTCGCGTCGCCTACGACGCGCGGGCTGACGGCCCGGCGGCACATTGA
- a CDS encoding IS3 family transposase, with protein MHTVLDQRCCSDRLNLRRLSSRRRPGDGPPVHRGGETRSHSVKRACELLQVSRAAYHARRTGTPGPRAVRDAELTGQITAVHTRSRGTYGAPRVHAALRRDGAACGRRCVARLMRAAGLAGPHRRRRHLTTVPRPRGGHPP; from the coding sequence ATGCATACCGTCCTCGACCAGCGCTGTTGCTCCGACCGGTTGAATCTAAGACGGCTTTCTTCGCGAAGGAGACCCGGTGACGGTCCACCCGTTCATCGAGGCGGAGAAACACGCAGTCACAGCGTCAAACGCGCCTGTGAGCTACTTCAGGTCTCCCGAGCCGCCTACCACGCCCGCCGTACCGGCACGCCCGGCCCCCGCGCGGTCCGCGACGCCGAGCTGACCGGGCAGATCACCGCCGTCCACACCAGGTCGCGGGGAACCTACGGTGCGCCACGCGTCCACGCCGCTCTTCGGCGCGACGGCGCCGCGTGCGGGCGCCGCTGTGTCGCCCGGCTGATGCGGGCGGCCGGCCTGGCAGGCCCACACCGCAGACGACGGCACCTGACCACCGTCCCCCGACCCCGGGGCGGTCACCCGCCCTGA
- a CDS encoding glycosyltransferase translates to MRFRAAAVVIPAHNEEELLPTCLAAVSIAAGQPQLAGVHVLTVVVADACRDRTADIARQAGALVVPAHGPNPGKARAIGTERALRELGTPDSETWIAATDADSEVPPQWLVHHAQSAAEGWEAVVGTVTVRTTAAVARRHQADYEATRPRDGAPWQHPHVHGANLGLTARAYCDIGGFLPLDVGEDRALVAALESRGHRVLRSAVSPVVTSARPHGRARAGFANHMAALLSGPPPAADEESAS, encoded by the coding sequence GTGAGGTTCCGCGCCGCGGCCGTCGTCATCCCCGCCCACAACGAGGAGGAGCTTCTTCCCACCTGCCTCGCGGCGGTGTCCATCGCGGCGGGGCAGCCCCAGCTGGCGGGCGTACACGTGCTGACGGTGGTCGTCGCCGACGCCTGCCGGGACCGCACCGCGGACATCGCCCGCCAAGCCGGGGCGCTCGTGGTGCCGGCGCACGGGCCCAACCCGGGGAAGGCACGGGCCATCGGTACCGAACGCGCACTGCGGGAGTTGGGCACCCCGGACAGTGAGACATGGATCGCGGCGACCGACGCCGACAGCGAGGTCCCCCCGCAGTGGCTGGTCCACCACGCGCAGAGCGCGGCCGAAGGGTGGGAAGCCGTGGTCGGAACCGTGACCGTCCGGACCACGGCCGCGGTGGCCCGGCGCCACCAGGCCGACTACGAGGCGACCCGCCCGCGTGATGGGGCCCCATGGCAGCATCCTCACGTACATGGCGCCAATCTGGGCCTCACCGCCCGCGCCTACTGTGACATCGGCGGCTTCCTCCCGCTGGACGTCGGTGAGGACCGGGCGCTGGTCGCGGCGCTGGAGAGCCGGGGCCACCGGGTGCTGCGCTCCGCGGTATCGCCCGTCGTCACGTCCGCCCGGCCACACGGCCGCGCACGAGCCGGTTTCGCGAACCACATGGCCGCACTGCTCAGCGGCCCGCCTCCGGCCGCAGACGAGGAATCGGCGAGCTGA
- a CDS encoding DDE-type integrase/transposase/recombinase translates to MDIASRGVIGWETADHMRTDLVADALTACRQRRPIRPVIFHSDRGSQYTGQQFATLADRFRIRLSVGRRSSGGSGRWGPTGDWRGTAQVLT, encoded by the coding sequence ATCGACATCGCCTCACGCGGCGTGATCGGCTGGGAAACCGCCGACCACATGCGCACCGATCTGGTCGCCGACGCCCTGACCGCCTGCCGGCAGCGTCGCCCGATACGTCCGGTGATCTTCCACTCGGACCGCGGGAGTCAATACACCGGCCAGCAATTCGCCACCCTGGCAGACCGGTTCAGGATCCGTCTGTCAGTCGGCCGCAGATCATCCGGTGGTAGTGGGCGTTGGGGTCCCACGGGTGACTGGCGTGGAACTGCTCAGGTGCTCACATAA
- the pdxR gene encoding MocR-like pyridoxine biosynthesis transcription factor PdxR, which translates to MNRSNRCPTDQSKVSGSDFLQLNIHDAPLGRRSDWLAQQLRLAIADRRLPIGSKLPATRVLAGELRISRGVVTEAYQRLIEDGHAAGHGRNGTIVVGAPTAPMEAPPTRPVAPLPPGALFADVPGADIFDSMRATPARIDLSPGMPDLAAFPRSAWLRAERSALASLSASDLGYGDPRGTPALRHAIANWLARNRAIRVDPNDILIVAGTAQTLTLLGQVLRDHGISAVAVEDPGSLGARQHLHNQGLDTPPVPVDSQGARVDILRDVAAPAVLLTPAHQFPTGVVSSGARRRELISWVSENDGLIIEDDYDAEHRYDRPPVPALRSVLPNHVCYAGSVSKLLAPALRIGWVLAPPKYRDALVAAKRFADLGNAALPQLVLAQLMESGEMERQLRLLRTRHRRRRDTMVEAIRTHLPDAEIHGAAAGLHLMITFDAKFADTDLAAAALAHGVKVQPLSWHSQYSLRPGLVLGYAASAPTAISEGVATLGDVLRRML; encoded by the coding sequence ATGAACAGGTCCAATCGTTGCCCAACTGACCAGTCCAAAGTTTCCGGGTCCGATTTCCTGCAGCTGAACATCCACGATGCGCCGCTGGGCAGGCGATCCGACTGGCTGGCCCAGCAGCTTCGGCTCGCGATAGCGGACCGCCGCCTGCCGATCGGGAGCAAGCTGCCGGCCACCCGCGTTCTGGCCGGCGAGCTGCGGATATCCCGTGGTGTGGTCACAGAGGCGTATCAGCGACTGATAGAAGACGGACACGCGGCAGGACACGGGCGCAACGGAACGATCGTCGTTGGCGCTCCCACCGCGCCGATGGAGGCGCCCCCCACCAGGCCAGTCGCTCCTCTGCCGCCGGGTGCGTTGTTCGCCGATGTACCCGGCGCGGACATCTTCGACTCGATGCGAGCGACACCCGCCCGGATTGATCTGTCGCCCGGCATGCCCGACCTTGCCGCGTTTCCGCGATCTGCTTGGCTGCGCGCCGAGCGCTCCGCACTGGCGAGCCTCTCGGCTTCCGATCTCGGGTATGGAGACCCGCGCGGGACACCGGCCTTGCGTCACGCCATCGCCAACTGGCTCGCCCGCAACCGCGCGATCAGGGTGGATCCAAACGACATACTCATCGTCGCCGGCACCGCCCAAACACTGACTCTGCTCGGACAGGTGCTGCGTGACCACGGGATCTCCGCGGTGGCTGTGGAAGACCCGGGATCACTCGGGGCCCGCCAGCACCTGCACAACCAGGGGTTGGACACCCCGCCGGTCCCGGTCGACTCCCAAGGCGCGCGCGTCGACATCCTGCGCGACGTGGCCGCTCCGGCGGTCTTGTTGACCCCCGCGCACCAGTTCCCGACCGGAGTGGTGTCCAGCGGGGCACGGCGTCGTGAACTGATCTCCTGGGTCTCCGAGAACGACGGACTGATCATTGAGGACGACTACGACGCCGAGCACCGCTACGACCGGCCCCCGGTCCCCGCCCTGCGATCCGTACTCCCCAACCACGTCTGCTACGCCGGGAGCGTGTCCAAGCTCCTCGCCCCCGCACTGCGCATTGGCTGGGTCCTTGCACCGCCGAAGTACCGGGATGCTCTTGTCGCCGCCAAACGGTTCGCCGACCTGGGCAACGCCGCACTACCGCAGCTGGTGCTCGCCCAGCTCATGGAATCAGGCGAGATGGAGCGTCAGTTGAGGCTCCTGCGCACACGCCACCGTCGTCGCCGGGACACCATGGTCGAGGCGATCAGAACCCACCTTCCGGATGCGGAGATACACGGCGCCGCAGCGGGCCTGCACTTGATGATCACCTTCGATGCCAAGTTCGCCGACACGGACCTCGCTGCTGCTGCGCTTGCACATGGAGTGAAGGTGCAGCCACTGTCATGGCATAGCCAATACTCGCTACGCCCCGGGCTGGTCCTGGGCTACGCAGCGAGCGCGCCCACCGCTATCAGTGAAGGCGTGGCGACCCTCGGTGACGTCCTACGGCGCATGCTCTGA
- a CDS encoding TIGR03557 family F420-dependent LLM class oxidoreductase — MTRFGYFLSSEEFAPRDLLDQARMAEEAGFQALAISDHFHPWNDEQGEGSFVWSMIGALSQVTSLPITTLVTCPTVRMHPALNAQAAATAAVLTGGGFRFGVGSGEALNEHILGDDWPDADVRLEMLEEAVDVVRKLFTGERVSHRGTHYTVENARLYTVPEEPVPVYVSGFGPRAADLAGRIGDGFVTMQPDASIVERFRKAGGGDKPVLGGLKVCWDTDRQRAVKTVHRLWPNEQLPGELAQLLPTPEHFQQASTLVTEEMIADAVVCGDDTREHVDAVAAYANAGFDEVYVNQIGSDQRQFFDFYRTEILPRLTTGS; from the coding sequence GTGACCCGCTTCGGCTACTTCCTCTCCTCGGAGGAGTTCGCTCCGCGTGACCTTCTCGACCAGGCCCGGATGGCGGAGGAGGCAGGCTTCCAGGCGCTCGCCATCTCGGACCACTTCCATCCCTGGAACGACGAGCAGGGGGAGGGCTCCTTCGTCTGGTCGATGATCGGTGCTCTCTCCCAGGTGACGTCGCTGCCGATCACCACCTTGGTGACCTGCCCTACCGTCCGGATGCACCCGGCGCTCAACGCGCAGGCGGCGGCCACCGCCGCGGTGCTCACCGGGGGAGGGTTCCGGTTCGGGGTGGGCAGCGGTGAGGCGCTCAACGAGCACATCCTCGGTGACGACTGGCCCGATGCGGACGTGCGGCTGGAGATGCTGGAAGAGGCGGTGGATGTGGTCAGGAAGCTGTTCACCGGTGAACGAGTCTCGCACCGCGGCACCCACTACACGGTGGAGAACGCGCGCCTGTACACCGTCCCGGAGGAGCCGGTGCCGGTGTACGTCTCCGGCTTCGGGCCGCGCGCCGCGGACCTTGCCGGACGGATCGGCGACGGATTCGTGACGATGCAGCCCGACGCGTCGATCGTGGAGCGGTTCCGCAAGGCCGGCGGCGGCGACAAGCCGGTCCTCGGCGGCCTGAAGGTGTGCTGGGACACCGACCGGCAGCGCGCGGTGAAGACCGTGCACCGACTCTGGCCCAATGAGCAGCTGCCCGGCGAGCTGGCGCAGCTCCTGCCCACCCCCGAGCACTTCCAGCAGGCGAGCACCCTGGTCACCGAGGAGATGATCGCGGACGCGGTGGTCTGCGGCGACGACACCCGCGAGCACGTCGACGCCGTCGCCGCCTACGCGAACGCCGGCTTCGACGAGGTGTACGTCAATCAGATCGGCTCGGACCAGCGGCAGTTCTTCGACTTCTACCGCACCGAGATCCTGCCCCGCCTCACCACCGGCTCCTGA
- a CDS encoding NADP-dependent oxidoreductase, protein MITEKQMRAVVARGYGGPEALELVTIPLPEPGPGQIRIRVEAATVNPVDLATRSGALVEAGLMAARGYTGIGWDVAGVVDRLGSGVTAFAPGQRVIGLRDLLDVSLGAYSEYLALDAAAVAPAPPGVSAVAAATLPLNSLTALQALNLLDLAAGDTVLVTGAAGAVGGFAVELAARRGLRVLAQASAADEEFVRSLGAEWIVSRDASDLATDVRRLVPGGIDGALDTAGLGIRALAAVRTRGAYVTVVGGSAPLPLRGIRVHQQWISSDGAALAELAAMDLTLRVADILPLERAAEAHDRLAAGGIRGRLMLVPSEGP, encoded by the coding sequence ATGATCACTGAAAAACAGATGAGGGCCGTGGTCGCCCGCGGTTACGGCGGGCCCGAGGCGCTCGAGTTGGTGACAATTCCGCTCCCGGAACCCGGCCCCGGGCAGATACGGATCCGCGTCGAGGCCGCGACCGTCAATCCCGTCGACCTGGCCACCCGTTCCGGCGCGCTCGTCGAAGCCGGGCTCATGGCCGCCCGCGGGTACACGGGCATCGGCTGGGATGTCGCGGGCGTGGTCGACCGGCTCGGATCGGGCGTGACGGCGTTCGCGCCCGGTCAGCGGGTGATTGGGCTGCGCGACCTGCTCGACGTATCGCTGGGCGCCTACTCCGAATACCTGGCCCTGGACGCCGCGGCAGTCGCACCCGCTCCGCCCGGTGTCTCTGCTGTGGCTGCCGCGACGCTGCCGTTGAACAGTCTCACCGCCCTCCAAGCCCTCAACCTGCTCGATCTCGCTGCGGGCGACACCGTGCTGGTCACCGGGGCGGCCGGGGCGGTTGGTGGCTTCGCGGTCGAACTGGCGGCGCGACGCGGCCTGCGCGTCCTCGCCCAGGCCAGCGCCGCTGACGAAGAGTTCGTTCGAAGTCTCGGCGCCGAATGGATCGTCAGCCGTGACGCCTCCGACCTCGCGACCGATGTCCGGCGCCTGGTGCCGGGCGGCATCGACGGCGCGCTCGACACGGCAGGACTCGGAATTCGCGCACTGGCCGCCGTCCGCACCAGGGGCGCTTACGTCACGGTGGTCGGCGGTTCAGCCCCGCTCCCGTTGCGCGGCATCCGGGTCCATCAGCAGTGGATCAGTTCTGATGGGGCCGCCTTGGCTGAGCTCGCCGCCATGGACCTGACTCTGCGGGTCGCCGACATCCTCCCGCTTGAGCGCGCGGCCGAAGCACACGATCGCCTCGCGGCGGGCGGCATACGCGGCCGACTGATGCTGGTTCCTTCCGAAGGGCCCTGA
- a CDS encoding helix-turn-helix domain-containing protein encodes MTADDSFNRLDDDDYPAYTMGRAAEILGTTQGFLRAIGEARLITPLRSAGGHRRYSRYQLRIAARARELVDQGTPIEAACRIVILEDQLEEAQRINAEHHRTAFQHTAGN; translated from the coding sequence ATGACAGCAGACGACTCGTTCAACCGGCTCGATGACGACGACTACCCCGCCTACACCATGGGCCGGGCCGCCGAGATACTCGGCACCACCCAGGGCTTCCTGCGCGCCATCGGCGAAGCCCGCCTCATCACCCCGCTGCGCTCGGCCGGCGGCCACCGCCGCTACTCCCGCTACCAGCTGCGCATCGCCGCCCGCGCCAGGGAACTCGTCGACCAGGGCACCCCGATCGAGGCCGCCTGCCGCATTGTCATCCTCGAAGACCAGCTCGAAGAAGCCCAGCGCATCAACGCCGAACACCACCGCACCGCATTCCAGCACACGGCAGGCAACTGA
- a CDS encoding methyltransferase domain-containing protein: MTSPEARATAGYLHGYSEREAARLGDQADTLAALVHAGTAYPTGSRVLEIGCGVGAQTVHLAQASPGAHITAVDHSAVSLAQARARIAAHAPAANVEWYHADLVDLPFSHAQFDHVFVCFVLEHLSDPRRVLAALRHVLRPKGTITVIEGDHGSALFHPASEYARAVIECQVQLQSAVGGNALIGRQLQPLLARAGYDDIVVRPRTVYADQTRPALVDGFTRNTFIAMVESVRDEALTAGLTTAAHWDRGITDLHRTAQANGTFHYTFFKAVAVNPSNDATVGP; encoded by the coding sequence ATGACATCTCCTGAGGCGAGAGCGACGGCCGGCTATCTGCACGGGTACTCCGAACGCGAGGCGGCTCGGCTCGGCGACCAGGCGGACACTTTGGCGGCATTGGTGCATGCGGGCACGGCCTATCCGACTGGCAGCCGGGTATTGGAGATCGGTTGCGGGGTCGGCGCCCAGACGGTCCACCTGGCCCAAGCCAGCCCGGGGGCGCATATCACCGCTGTCGACCACTCCGCTGTTTCTCTAGCACAGGCCCGTGCCCGTATCGCGGCCCACGCACCAGCGGCCAATGTGGAGTGGTACCACGCTGATCTGGTCGATCTCCCCTTCTCCCACGCGCAGTTCGACCATGTTTTCGTCTGCTTCGTCCTGGAACATCTCTCGGACCCCCGGCGGGTGCTGGCCGCCCTGCGGCACGTGCTACGACCCAAGGGCACGATCACCGTGATCGAGGGGGATCATGGTTCGGCGCTGTTCCATCCCGCCAGCGAGTACGCCCGAGCAGTGATCGAATGCCAGGTCCAACTGCAGTCAGCCGTCGGGGGAAACGCGCTGATCGGCCGGCAGTTGCAACCGCTGCTGGCTCGGGCCGGATACGACGACATCGTGGTCCGTCCCCGCACGGTCTACGCCGACCAGACCCGGCCCGCACTGGTCGACGGCTTTACCCGCAACACGTTCATCGCCATGGTCGAATCCGTCCGGGACGAGGCACTGACCGCTGGGCTTACGACCGCGGCACACTGGGATCGGGGGATCACAGACCTGCACCGCACCGCACAGGCCAACGGGACCTTTCACTACACGTTCTTCAAGGCTGTCGCCGTGAATCCGTCCAACGACGCCACCGTGGGTCCATGA